In Thermoplasmata archaeon, a genomic segment contains:
- the eif1A gene encoding translation initiation factor eIF-1A, whose product MSDNEPLEMPDEDVTRVRLPNIKEAEMFGIADQLLGASKIKVMCEDGVSRVGRIPGKIKKRMWIREGDLLIISVWDFQPDKCDVRFRYTKTQAVNLSKRGKIPKNLDIF is encoded by the coding sequence ATGAGCGACAATGAACCGCTTGAAATGCCTGATGAGGACGTAACCCGTGTACGTCTGCCAAACATCAAGGAAGCAGAGATGTTCGGGATAGCGGATCAGCTGCTCGGCGCATCCAAGATCAAAGTCATGTGCGAGGACGGAGTATCCCGCGTAGGACGCATCCCTGGAAAGATTAAGAAAAGGATGTGGATCAGGGAAGGCGACCTGCTGATCATATCCGTATGGGATTTCCAGCCTGACAAATGCGACGTCAGGTTCAGGTACACAAAGACACAGGCCGTCAACCTCAGCAAGAGGGGCAAGATCCCCAAAAACTTGGATATTTTCTGA
- a CDS encoding serine protein kinase RIO, with translation MPSYEEAYAYLERRVDALKTNKTGDEKETEAEVFDKKTLMTIYEFMKDGYIDSVHYPISTGKEGNVFYATDDEEEPMALKIFRTSTSTFKRVAKYVEGDPRFRGVTGNRWKLIYAWVNKEFKNLDRYMEAGIPVPEPITFAQNCLLMEYIGDETGPAPQLKDVVLDDPDETYEQVLSFIIDGWQEAHLVHGDLSEYNILMMDGEPIMIDVGQAMTRDHYNAKELLERDIHNINSFFKRRDADVWTDAEVLEETLNDNGDEEE, from the coding sequence ATGCCCTCATACGAGGAGGCATACGCGTACCTCGAGCGTCGCGTAGATGCCCTGAAGACCAACAAGACCGGCGACGAGAAGGAGACCGAGGCCGAGGTCTTCGACAAGAAGACCCTAATGACCATCTACGAGTTCATGAAGGACGGTTACATCGACTCCGTCCACTACCCCATATCCACCGGCAAGGAGGGCAACGTCTTCTACGCCACCGATGATGAGGAAGAACCCATGGCCCTGAAGATCTTCAGGACCTCCACATCAACCTTCAAAAGAGTGGCCAAATACGTAGAAGGTGATCCAAGATTCAGAGGAGTGACCGGTAACCGCTGGAAGCTCATCTACGCATGGGTCAACAAGGAATTCAAGAACCTGGACAGATACATGGAGGCAGGAATACCGGTTCCCGAACCCATAACGTTCGCACAGAACTGCCTGCTGATGGAGTACATCGGCGACGAGACCGGACCCGCACCGCAACTCAAGGATGTTGTCCTAGATGATCCGGACGAAACCTACGAGCAGGTCCTTTCGTTCATAATCGACGGATGGCAGGAGGCCCATCTGGTCCACGGGGACCTCAGCGAATACAACATACTGATGATGGACGGCGAACCGATCATGATCGATGTAGGCCAGGCCATGACCAGGGACCATTACAATGCAAAGGAGCTCCTGGAGAGGGACATCCATAACATAAACAGCTTCTTCAAGAGAAGGGACGCGGACGTCTGGACTGACGCCGAGGTCCTGGAAGAGACACTCAACGATAACGGAGATGAAGAGGAATGA
- a CDS encoding RNA-processing protein (similar to yeast Dim2p protein that is essential for 40S ribosomal subunit; structural studies show binding to 3' end of 16S rRNA in complex with archaeal IF2 alpha), with product MRSIRIPQDRVGTLIGKNGETKKVLQDISGIKIDIDTEEGEVIIHDDGELEDPLMPLKLMDIVKAVGRGFNPDKAMRLFDDDEYFELIDVKEAIGDRSSQMPRVRGRLIGKNGKTRKLIEELTGCDMVIYGNTVGLIGNSVSLPVAKHACELLINGSEHATVYHYLESQRPMLRITEMGFDL from the coding sequence ATGAGATCCATCAGGATACCCCAGGACAGGGTAGGAACGCTCATCGGTAAGAACGGGGAGACCAAGAAGGTGCTCCAAGATATATCCGGCATCAAGATCGACATCGATACGGAGGAAGGAGAGGTCATCATCCACGATGACGGGGAATTGGAAGACCCCCTCATGCCGCTCAAGCTCATGGATATCGTGAAAGCCGTGGGCAGGGGATTCAATCCCGACAAGGCCATGAGGCTCTTCGACGATGATGAGTACTTCGAGCTCATAGATGTGAAGGAAGCTATCGGAGACCGCTCCAGCCAGATGCCCCGTGTCAGGGGACGCCTCATCGGTAAGAACGGAAAGACCCGCAAGCTTATCGAGGAGCTCACAGGATGCGACATGGTCATCTACGGCAACACAGTGGGACTCATCGGAAACTCCGTCAGTCTCCCGGTGGCAAAGCATGCCTGCGAACTGCTTATCAACGGCAGCGAGCACGCGACAGTTTACCACTATCTGGAAAGCCAACGCCCCATGCTCAGGATCACCGAGATGGGATTCGACCTCTGA
- a CDS encoding tRNA pseudouridine(54/55) synthase Pus10, with protein sequence MEDWIADNIDTAKALAESGLCDHCLGRMFGKLGTGMTNDLRGRMIRDALKEQGIDAPAEDFCPLCENVFDMLGRFAEAAAEKINEVDSDNFLIGSRIEPEITQREKEIKEKYALENSETIKAELNREIGKLALPMIHRPVEFKNPQVVALVDTRFADVTLDIAPVFIAGRYNKYSREIPQTIWPCRVCHGKGCDHCHGAGKMYPTSVQEIIGDIALEMADGQEHFFHGMGREDIDACMLGDGRPFVLEISQPKHRYIDLDELERRANQTDMAAFNSLKFVQREAVERYKAAASDKVYHVHVKAEGKVNKEELVKVALSFKDVNIDQRTPRRVEHRRADLVRKRKIHWCQAEWASDDSFDLELETDSGTYVKEFVSGDEGRSVPSFSERLGIQCKVETLDVLAIKFEEH encoded by the coding sequence ATGGAAGATTGGATCGCCGACAACATCGATACAGCCAAGGCACTGGCCGAATCAGGCCTGTGCGACCATTGCCTGGGACGCATGTTCGGAAAGCTCGGGACCGGAATGACCAACGATCTCCGCGGAAGGATGATCCGTGATGCTCTGAAAGAACAGGGCATCGACGCTCCGGCAGAGGATTTCTGTCCGCTGTGCGAGAATGTCTTCGACATGCTCGGAAGATTCGCGGAGGCGGCAGCAGAGAAGATCAACGAAGTGGATTCCGACAACTTCCTCATAGGATCGAGGATCGAACCCGAGATCACACAGAGGGAGAAGGAGATCAAAGAGAAGTATGCCCTCGAGAACTCCGAGACAATAAAAGCGGAACTCAACCGCGAGATCGGAAAGCTGGCACTTCCCATGATACACCGTCCCGTGGAGTTCAAGAACCCTCAGGTCGTAGCACTCGTCGACACCCGTTTCGCAGATGTGACTTTGGATATCGCACCAGTCTTCATAGCCGGACGTTACAACAAGTACAGTAGAGAGATCCCGCAGACCATCTGGCCCTGCAGGGTATGCCACGGAAAGGGCTGCGACCACTGCCACGGGGCCGGAAAGATGTACCCTACATCGGTCCAGGAGATCATAGGCGACATCGCACTCGAGATGGCTGACGGACAGGAGCACTTCTTCCACGGTATGGGCAGGGAGGACATCGACGCCTGCATGCTCGGCGACGGAAGGCCGTTCGTCCTGGAGATAAGTCAGCCCAAACACAGGTACATCGACCTGGATGAATTGGAGCGCAGAGCGAACCAGACGGACATGGCAGCATTCAACAGCCTCAAGTTCGTACAGCGCGAAGCGGTGGAACGCTACAAGGCCGCCGCATCTGATAAAGTATATCACGTGCACGTTAAGGCAGAGGGCAAAGTTAATAAAGAGGAGTTAGTTAAGGTTGCCCTATCGTTCAAGGACGTCAATATAGACCAGAGGACTCCACGCAGGGTCGAGCACAGACGTGCGGACCTTGTGAGGAAGAGAAAGATCCACTGGTGCCAGGCGGAATGGGCTTCCGACGATTCCTTCGATCTCGAACTCGAGACCGATTCGGGGACGTACGTGAAGGAATTCGTGTCCGGCGACGAGGGCAGAAGCGTACCGAGCTTCTCTGAGAGGCTCGGGATACAATGCAAAGTCGAGACCCTCGATGTATTGGCGATCAAATTCGAAGAACACTGA
- a CDS encoding 50S ribosomal protein L21e: protein MQASSGTRTKTRNKLKKSVRARGLSPITKGFQIFETGEKVNIVIDPSVHKGMPFSRFHGLTGVVVGERGAAYEVSVKDGNKTKMVVARPEHLVRNIDN, encoded by the coding sequence ATGCAGGCATCCAGCGGAACAAGGACAAAGACCCGCAACAAGCTCAAGAAGTCAGTAAGGGCACGCGGGCTCTCACCCATCACGAAAGGTTTCCAGATCTTCGAGACCGGAGAGAAAGTCAACATCGTAATCGACCCCAGCGTACACAAGGGAATGCCCTTCTCCAGATTCCACGGACTCACCGGAGTCGTCGTCGGAGAGAGGGGAGCAGCGTACGAAGTCTCCGTCAAGGACGGAAACAAGACCAAGATGGTCGTCGCACGCCCCGAGCACCTGGTAAGGAACATCGACAACTGA
- a CDS encoding RNA polymerase yields the protein MTERYVTLAEVRDLLEEVAESRKGTAGELEDEDVLLASQKSALDHAQKVSNISLEDANKIIEEVSQIEDVTDAIAVKIADILPKYPEDVRAIFSKERVTLSNDQINQIIEIVGKYI from the coding sequence ATGACTGAGCGCTACGTCACACTGGCAGAAGTAAGGGACCTCCTCGAAGAGGTCGCAGAGAGCAGGAAAGGCACAGCCGGAGAGCTCGAGGACGAGGACGTTCTCCTCGCATCACAGAAATCAGCATTGGACCATGCGCAGAAAGTCTCAAACATATCCCTCGAGGACGCTAACAAGATCATCGAAGAAGTTAGCCAAATCGAGGATGTTACGGATGCCATTGCTGTGAAAATCGCGGACATCCTCCCCAAGTACCCGGAGGACGTCCGTGCAATCTTCTCCAAGGAGAGGGTCACACTCAGCAATGACCAGATAAACCAGATCATCGAGATCGTTGGTAAGTACATCTGA
- a CDS encoding DUF655 domain-containing protein → MEEYAYILDYLPQGAPNSGFGKKEPICYALGSEEFKLFELIAKPNAQITVGQKTFIGKDSETQKRDVIDHVKRRITYNDLTSNAISELDFAVNDIVMSNQAKFIDFINKAEAISMRKHSLEELPGLGKKSMNIILEERKKGLFKDFGDLAARTGIKSPEKLVVARIVLEIEDSERKHYLFVQR, encoded by the coding sequence ATGGAAGAATACGCTTACATTCTTGATTATCTGCCTCAGGGTGCGCCGAATTCTGGTTTCGGTAAGAAGGAGCCTATCTGCTACGCACTCGGTTCCGAGGAGTTCAAGCTCTTCGAACTGATCGCGAAGCCCAACGCCCAGATCACCGTCGGACAGAAGACGTTCATCGGAAAGGATTCCGAGACCCAAAAGCGTGATGTGATCGATCACGTCAAGAGGAGGATCACATACAACGACCTCACCAGCAATGCAATCTCGGAGCTCGATTTCGCAGTCAACGACATAGTCATGTCCAACCAGGCGAAGTTCATCGATTTCATCAACAAGGCCGAAGCCATCAGCATGCGCAAGCACTCGCTGGAGGAGCTCCCCGGTCTGGGAAAGAAGTCCATGAACATCATCTTGGAAGAGAGGAAGAAGGGCCTCTTCAAGGACTTCGGAGACCTTGCTGCCAGGACCGGCATCAAGTCCCCCGAGAAGCTCGTCGTGGCACGCATCGTACTGGAGATCGAGGATTCCGAAAGGAAGCACTACCTCTTCGTGCAGAGATGA
- the rsmA gene encoding ribosomal RNA small subunit methyltransferase A gives MNDTGRLIADTGIVPKKSKGQNFLIDDRVADRHIGYAGIKSTDRILEVGPGLGILTKRLIQASDNVTCIEIDDILADYISDTYGSSLRLIHADAVKEPFPDFDVFVSNLPYSVSTPIIFKLLEYNFRTAVVMVQKEFADRMVAMVGSPEYSRLTVNLSYRADCEILETVPASRFNPRPKVDSALVRITPRAPLFKVLDERTFFKVVEVTFNHRRKKIGTSLKSARMMEPGDDVPYIDDRVERLRPEQIGEIADAVFRLKH, from the coding sequence ATGAACGATACCGGCAGACTCATAGCCGATACGGGCATCGTTCCCAAAAAGAGCAAGGGACAGAATTTCCTCATAGACGACCGTGTGGCCGACAGGCACATCGGATACGCCGGGATCAAAAGCACGGATAGGATCCTAGAAGTCGGCCCAGGCCTGGGCATCCTTACGAAAAGGCTCATCCAAGCCTCGGACAATGTCACGTGCATCGAGATCGATGATATCCTTGCAGATTACATATCGGATACGTACGGGAGTTCGCTTAGGCTCATCCACGCGGATGCGGTGAAGGAACCGTTCCCGGACTTCGACGTGTTCGTCAGCAATCTCCCGTACAGCGTGTCCACGCCCATAATATTCAAGCTCCTGGAGTATAATTTCAGAACGGCTGTCGTGATGGTGCAGAAGGAATTCGCGGACCGCATGGTCGCCATGGTCGGGAGCCCGGAATATTCAAGGCTGACCGTCAATCTTTCATACAGGGCCGACTGCGAGATCCTGGAGACCGTGCCGGCATCGAGATTCAATCCCCGCCCCAAGGTGGATTCCGCACTCGTCAGGATTACCCCCAGGGCGCCCCTCTTCAAAGTCCTTGACGAGAGGACGTTCTTCAAAGTGGTAGAGGTCACGTTCAATCATCGCAGGAAGAAGATAGGCACATCGCTGAAATCGGCCCGCATGATGGAGCCGGGTGACGATGTGCCTTATATAGACGACAGAGTGGAGAGGCTCAGGCCTGAACAGATCGGCGAGATAGCCGATGCCGTATTCAGGCTGAAGCACTGA
- a CDS encoding haloacid dehalogenase-like hydrolase yields the protein MCFGWTAPLKYYHLYVETSSMDEVGRWKAVSAVAVCLLLIVSGLYAFNAMSDDKGHGYVDPDMSLWVDGSESKEAFVSYLKAVTDEKSKDFIPVEDRIAVFDMDGTLICERDTHYFDLSMMIYRILEDPDYKDKASEFERQVALDQQAAPSPGVLDDRLETARAMAFKGLTLEEMDKYVKDYAKNPSPGYIGMLRGDAFFKPMLQMVDALQENDFTVYVISGTDRLTVRALLDDSPIQLPNDQIKGSDKLLVATGQDKDGSKYVYQEDDEIIYGGEHVIKTLNFNKIVSIVQEIGKQPVLAFGNSSSDSSMANYALFDNKYKAMAFMLCCDDLEREYGNMDAANKMYKLCEENDWVPISMKNDWTTIYGDGVKKK from the coding sequence ATGTGCTTTGGGTGGACAGCCCCCCTAAAATATTATCATCTGTATGTCGAGACGAGTTCCATGGATGAAGTTGGAAGATGGAAGGCGGTATCCGCAGTTGCGGTATGCCTGTTGTTGATTGTTAGCGGATTGTATGCGTTCAATGCGATGTCTGATGATAAGGGGCATGGCTATGTGGATCCGGATATGTCCCTGTGGGTGGACGGTTCCGAATCGAAGGAGGCCTTCGTCTCTTATCTGAAAGCGGTGACCGATGAGAAGAGCAAGGACTTCATCCCGGTGGAGGATCGTATAGCCGTCTTCGATATGGATGGGACGCTGATCTGCGAGAGGGATACGCATTATTTTGACCTCAGCATGATGATCTACCGTATCCTGGAGGATCCTGATTATAAGGACAAAGCATCGGAATTCGAAAGGCAGGTGGCCTTGGACCAGCAGGCCGCACCGTCACCCGGAGTCCTTGACGACAGGTTGGAGACAGCAAGGGCGATGGCTTTCAAAGGCCTGACCCTGGAAGAGATGGACAAGTATGTTAAAGACTATGCAAAGAATCCGTCACCCGGATACATCGGAATGCTCCGCGGCGACGCCTTCTTCAAACCGATGCTCCAGATGGTGGATGCACTCCAGGAGAATGATTTCACGGTATACGTCATCAGCGGTACGGATAGGCTCACAGTACGTGCACTGCTGGACGATTCTCCCATTCAGCTGCCTAACGACCAGATCAAGGGATCGGACAAGTTGCTGGTGGCGACCGGTCAGGACAAGGACGGTTCGAAATACGTCTATCAGGAAGATGACGAGATCATATACGGCGGAGAGCATGTCATTAAGACTCTGAATTTCAACAAGATCGTTTCCATAGTGCAGGAGATCGGCAAGCAGCCCGTGCTCGCATTCGGCAACTCCTCTTCGGATTCCAGTATGGCCAACTATGCCCTCTTTGACAACAAGTACAAGGCTATGGCGTTCATGCTGTGCTGCGACGACCTCGAGAGGGAGTACGGCAACATGGATGCGGCGAACAAGATGTACAAGCTGTGCGAGGAGAACGATTGGGTGCCCATCTCTATGAAGAACGATTGGACCACCATATACGGCGACGGGGTCAAGAAGAAGTGA
- the ychF gene encoding redox-regulated ATPase YchF, which produces MQIGIVGKPNVGKSTFFGAATMAPVEIANYPFTTIEPNKGVAHVRTPCPCKELGVTCTPHNSLCINGTRMVPVELLDVAGLVPDAWQGKGLGNQFLDDLRQADALINVIDVSGSTDIEGVPGDVGSHDPTEDITFLRKEIEYWMREILKNGFNKMARAARMTGQKPEQIIQDRLAGLNVTEAQIKKALLSVEMPPDIVNWTDDDLLKLCVNIREQSKPMIAAMNKADIAPAGNIEKVEAINDICVVTMAETELALKKAAAAGLIEYTAGDPTFTIKEGVTLNEGQRKALDYMKANMEKYGGTGVQKCIEDAAFKMLDLITVYPVEDENKFTDHFGRVLPDAFLLPRGSTAKDLAYKVHSDLGDKFIRAVNAKTKRTVGADYILEDGDVIRIVANK; this is translated from the coding sequence ATGCAGATAGGAATTGTAGGGAAACCGAACGTTGGTAAATCGACATTTTTCGGAGCGGCCACCATGGCGCCCGTCGAGATCGCTAACTATCCCTTCACTACCATCGAACCCAACAAGGGAGTCGCTCATGTGCGCACACCCTGTCCCTGCAAGGAGCTGGGGGTCACATGTACGCCCCATAACTCATTGTGCATAAACGGGACCAGAATGGTTCCCGTAGAGCTCCTGGATGTAGCGGGGCTGGTCCCCGACGCATGGCAGGGCAAAGGACTGGGGAACCAATTCCTGGACGACCTCAGACAGGCGGACGCCCTGATCAATGTGATCGATGTGAGCGGATCCACCGATATCGAGGGAGTGCCCGGCGATGTGGGATCCCACGACCCGACAGAGGACATAACCTTCCTTAGAAAGGAGATCGAATACTGGATGAGGGAGATCCTAAAGAACGGATTCAACAAGATGGCAAGGGCTGCCAGGATGACCGGTCAGAAGCCGGAGCAGATCATCCAGGACAGGCTCGCAGGACTGAACGTCACAGAAGCTCAGATAAAAAAGGCCTTACTCTCGGTCGAGATGCCACCGGACATAGTGAACTGGACCGATGACGATCTTCTGAAGCTGTGTGTCAACATCAGAGAGCAGTCCAAACCGATGATCGCGGCCATGAACAAGGCGGACATCGCACCAGCAGGGAACATCGAGAAGGTCGAAGCGATAAACGACATCTGCGTCGTCACCATGGCTGAGACAGAACTGGCCCTGAAGAAGGCGGCTGCGGCGGGACTTATCGAATACACCGCAGGGGACCCGACATTCACGATTAAAGAGGGAGTGACCCTCAATGAAGGCCAGAGGAAAGCCCTTGACTACATGAAGGCCAACATGGAGAAGTACGGCGGTACCGGTGTGCAGAAGTGCATCGAGGATGCCGCTTTCAAGATGCTGGACCTCATCACCGTCTACCCCGTGGAAGACGAGAACAAGTTCACGGACCACTTCGGACGCGTATTGCCGGATGCATTCCTACTACCTCGCGGTTCCACGGCCAAGGACCTTGCGTACAAGGTCCACTCCGACCTGGGAGACAAGTTCATCAGAGCAGTCAATGCGAAGACCAAGCGCACCGTGGGTGCGGATTACATCCTTGAGGACGGGGACGTCATAAGGATTGTAGCCAACAAGTGA
- a CDS encoding DNA polymerase II: MGTWDVRIISASSSQDGDEPVIELFGKTRDRKSITILAYGFRPYLFAVDPKPDLDQQMKDDPEVISAEHDTLLYKSEMHDVLKVTIKSPWKISEFKNRFQRKGYKVLSADISFQHRFFYDKDMGACIRVTGEPIDRPYYTDLVIKMDSFENIDPFDPGLKILSFDIENSVEHEFIYVICSTIKDGDEMRNGPAISGNETEIIDGFAKLIREEDPDVITGYNIDNYDIRKIMERSKARRMKDALPWGRDGSQPKLISDRFWRVKGRLVCDAWWAVKKQLRPKQETLNAVSMMLLGEQKLDVDPKYMDSEWANNREKVIEYCFKDSELALRILLEVDTVRKDMDLAAVSKLTIEDVMTSGSSQLSDSLLIRAADRNKVAVPMMGARVAGADQIEGGYVHSMTPGLYHWVCVEDFKSMYPSLIIAKNICFTTLCEDGEIISPSGARFMSKERREGLLPRILEDLMAERDRIKKQMKQTTDPHEHNYLDGLQAAVKVLMNTFYGVFASTFYRFTDKSIGAAITAFARANTIGIINQVESEGIHVIYSDTDSIFMQSPENNLEGSVAFGEKMAERFSVDGGTLEFEKLLEPMFTHGMKKRYVGKIVWPQATDELLVRGYEIRRSDSFDLQSKMLTELFEMILEEKNDEALTMVKTTIQDVKNGNVDISELVISKSCKGLDAYENPDRMANVQAAKKLIDMGYDFIPGMKVSWIVTDSKSSPQTVEPYVSGVEFKGKPDYKYYAERLSQTASRITEVFGWEEKDLLMGNQQATLFGGRFDSGDAPKKKKPADEKPKAKMKSLDDFF, from the coding sequence ATGGGGACTTGGGACGTCAGGATAATCAGCGCATCCTCGTCGCAGGACGGGGATGAGCCTGTGATCGAACTGTTCGGGAAGACCCGCGACAGGAAATCGATCACCATCCTGGCCTACGGTTTCAGACCGTATCTCTTCGCCGTAGATCCCAAACCGGATCTCGACCAGCAGATGAAGGACGATCCCGAGGTCATCTCGGCCGAGCACGATACCCTGCTGTACAAATCCGAGATGCATGACGTCCTGAAGGTCACCATCAAGAGCCCCTGGAAGATATCCGAATTCAAGAACAGATTCCAGAGGAAAGGCTACAAGGTCCTCTCAGCGGACATATCCTTCCAGCACCGTTTCTTCTATGACAAGGATATGGGCGCATGCATAAGGGTAACCGGAGAGCCCATCGACAGACCGTACTACACCGACCTTGTGATCAAGATGGACTCGTTCGAGAACATCGACCCGTTCGACCCTGGCCTCAAGATCCTCTCGTTCGATATCGAGAACTCGGTCGAACATGAGTTCATCTACGTCATCTGCTCGACCATCAAGGACGGGGACGAGATGCGTAACGGTCCCGCCATATCAGGGAACGAAACAGAAATCATCGACGGTTTCGCCAAACTTATCAGGGAAGAGGACCCCGACGTGATCACAGGGTACAACATAGACAACTATGATATCCGCAAGATAATGGAAAGGTCCAAGGCCAGACGCATGAAGGATGCGCTGCCCTGGGGAAGGGACGGCAGCCAGCCCAAGCTCATCAGCGACCGTTTCTGGAGGGTAAAGGGACGTCTTGTCTGCGACGCGTGGTGGGCGGTGAAGAAGCAGCTCCGCCCCAAGCAGGAGACACTCAATGCCGTCTCCATGATGCTCCTTGGAGAACAGAAATTGGACGTGGACCCGAAGTACATGGACTCCGAATGGGCCAACAACAGGGAGAAGGTCATAGAATACTGCTTCAAGGATTCCGAACTCGCTCTCCGCATACTCCTGGAAGTCGACACAGTCCGTAAGGATATGGATCTGGCAGCGGTGTCCAAACTGACTATCGAGGACGTCATGACATCGGGTTCCTCCCAGCTGTCGGACTCATTGCTCATCCGTGCCGCTGACAGGAACAAGGTCGCCGTCCCGATGATGGGCGCCAGGGTAGCCGGCGCCGACCAGATTGAAGGAGGATATGTTCACAGCATGACGCCCGGACTCTACCATTGGGTCTGCGTGGAGGACTTCAAATCCATGTATCCTTCGCTGATCATTGCGAAGAACATCTGTTTCACAACGCTCTGCGAGGATGGGGAGATTATCAGCCCTTCCGGGGCACGCTTCATGTCCAAGGAACGGAGGGAAGGACTCCTCCCCAGGATCCTCGAGGACCTCATGGCCGAGAGGGACAGGATCAAGAAGCAGATGAAACAGACCACGGACCCCCACGAGCACAACTATCTGGACGGTCTTCAGGCTGCGGTCAAGGTCCTGATGAACACCTTCTACGGGGTGTTCGCATCCACATTCTACAGATTCACCGACAAGAGCATCGGTGCTGCCATCACAGCGTTCGCGAGGGCTAACACCATAGGCATCATCAATCAGGTCGAATCCGAAGGTATCCATGTGATCTATTCAGATACTGATTCAATATTCATGCAGTCTCCGGAGAACAATCTGGAGGGATCGGTTGCATTCGGAGAGAAGATGGCCGAGAGATTCTCCGTGGACGGAGGAACACTGGAGTTCGAGAAGCTTCTTGAGCCGATGTTCACACACGGGATGAAGAAAAGATACGTCGGCAAGATAGTCTGGCCGCAGGCAACGGATGAACTGCTCGTTAGAGGTTATGAGATCAGGCGTTCCGATTCATTCGACCTACAGAGCAAGATGCTGACCGAACTGTTCGAGATGATACTCGAAGAGAAGAACGACGAAGCCCTGACGATGGTGAAGACCACCATACAGGATGTCAAGAACGGAAACGTGGACATCTCCGAACTTGTGATCTCCAAATCATGCAAAGGGCTGGACGCCTACGAGAATCCCGACAGGATGGCCAATGTGCAGGCTGCGAAGAAGCTCATAGATATGGGGTACGATTTCATTCCCGGAATGAAGGTATCATGGATAGTCACCGATTCCAAATCATCTCCTCAGACCGTCGAACCCTACGTGAGCGGTGTGGAATTCAAGGGCAAACCAGACTACAAGTACTACGCGGAACGTCTCTCCCAGACCGCATCAAGGATCACTGAGGTTTTCGGATGGGAGGAAAAGGACCTGCTGATGGGCAACCAGCAGGCCACATTGTTCGGCGGAAGGTTCGATTCCGGCGACGCTCCCAAGAAGAAGAAACCCGCCGACGAGAAGCCTAAGGCCAAAATGAAGAGCCTTGACGACTTCTTCTGA